The Triticum aestivum cultivar Chinese Spring chromosome 5A, IWGSC CS RefSeq v2.1, whole genome shotgun sequence genomic sequence TGTGTACCAGGTTTCACTGTCCAGCATTAATCTTTGTGTTTCAGTTCAGCACTCCCTTTGCATGCCAGTTTGATCAAATCTGAGATATGGGGTAAACTTTCTTGGTGATACTGATGCACTAGGCAAGACTATCACATCGCCACCGTGTATGTGACACTAGGGTTTGGTCAGAGTCCAGAGCAGTCGTTTAGGTGCCGAGTCACATTTTCTGTTTCTGATGATGAGTGAGCCATATATGTCTGATATGCATCAATTTCTGCGGTGATAATTTGTTCAATTTGACTAGCAGCCTAACAGATACTTAATTTGTTATTAGGAACCAATGGCACTTTACCAGTACTTCAATAATGTCTGGATGTGATCCCTAAAACAGAGATGGTGGAGCAAATAGCTTTGTTAAATGCCCATCGTTATTGCTCTTATTAGTCATGGCGAAGTACTTTTTTTATAAGGCCCTTAGCGCCCTTATCAGTTATCAGCACCAAGCAATAAACATGGCTACGTTTTATGTTTTCTAGTGTTATTTCTCATAGTTTGCTTGAGCCATTAGGCACTTGTCGACGTAGCAATGAAATTTGTCATGTACAGTATCAAACTGTGTTTGTTTTTAATAACGGAAGACCAGTGGGCAAGCCTTCTGGGCGTTGCATCATACGGTACAACCATGTGAAATTGTGCTTGCAACTTACACTTATCGGAAGATGCATCGAATGATCGAAGTCACTACATGTTTTCTATCTGAAAGTGGAAGTTCTAATTACCCCCGGCCTAGTCACCACATGTTTTAGCTTCTCACATTATTTCCGATGAATAACTAATTTGAAGTTGTCCTGTAAACCTAATTCGCAGCTTTGTTTCGCCATATCTTAAGGGCCATTGTTTCGTTGGTACCTAAGTATACAAATGTGTATCACTAAGGAAAtgatgggctttattttacaatgAGAGAAATAGAATGTCTTTGATATAAAACAGCAACTATTCTTTTAAGGACTATAGATTTGCCCAGATTTCAGATGGTATTTCATCACTTCCCCCATCGTTTGGTATATGAAAGTTGCTATGAACCTAGTATATTGCATTATTAACCAAAAAGGCGGCTATGAACCTAGTTCTCTTACTTATGTGTGATATTTTCTGCATGCTATATTTCGGGCAAGATATCCTCATTTAGGAGATTTAAGAATATTCAGTGTTTGCAGTGGGTATCGACCAAATGTAATCCAGCACTCGCCATCATACATGTAGTTGTTTGTTCTGCAAGTATTGAAAATGTTATGATGTAATGAATTCAGGTCAGAAGGTACACCCTCGTGTTCGTATTGTATCTGACAGAGGAGATTGGTCCTAAGCATGGGTGCTCGAAAGCAAAAGTGGACTTCAGAGGAAGAGGCTGCTCTTAGAGCTGGCATAGCAAGGTATGGAGTGGGAAGTTGGCGCCTGATATTGAAAGATGATGACTTCCGTTCCATCTTGAGCTGCCGGTCAAATGTTGATCTAAAGGTTAGAACTGTTTACACGTCACTGCATTTTTGTTGAGGTCACTTACTTCAATAAGGGCCATCCAAAATTTCTCTTCTTGCAAATCATGTTTTGTTTGATTTTAAATTCCATATATCATCTTTAGTTATTGACGTGCATGCCTTTTGTCTGCTAATTACTACTTAGGACAAGTGGCGCAACATCAACGTATTTTTCACCGAATCAGGCTCTATGGATAAGGGAAGGACTGCCATGAAGAAGAACCGAGCTGCTCCTAGGAGGAATGATCACCCAGTGGCAAACAGCACAGTTGCTTCTGATGTTGATGACGAAATTGTTGATGAACAGCCTATAGCATCAATGTCAAGTGAACTGTGGAATGTTTCAATTCCAAAGAAATCACGGTCAAGGTAATCATACTTATATAACATTGTATACCATAAATCCTGGCAGTTATATACTTGTCACACAGTGATATCCAAGAAAAGATAAGTTATTATGGATGCTTCACTGTTTTAATGGCTTGCCTGCAGGCTAAACAATATCATATTGGAATCTGTCAAGAACTTGAATGAGCCTACAGGGTCACATAGCACTACGATTGCTAAGTACATAGAGGTTTGCATCCTTGTTTTTGCAATCTCTGTAAACTTATTGTTGTCTTCTTGCTTAGCTACTGTTTACATTTTTTACGGAAGTGTTTCTTTTTGTTAATGTTCATTTTTATGTACTTATATTTAGTCAGCCCATGCCAGCTTCTCGTGTATGGGTTCATTGTCTTGATTGACAAAAAATTCTTTGGACTATTTGACAGTTTTTGGAGAGGGTTTGGTCGCCTGTGAGTCAGCACCACAAAGATAGAAAAATAGTATCAATGGACTAATGGGCAGTAAATGAAATCCTATGCAAACAGAGTTCTTACCAAAAATAAAAACTATATTTAGCCTGACTCTATCGTACCAAAATGAGCTCACATATAGCAACTAGTAGAATTCCATAATAAAACAAGTCTGGTACCTCAAGATATCCTGCAATTTTCCGTTGTGCAATCAACATACTATAGTCTCTTCTATCTGCTGGCTGCCACAAACAGGGTGTGGAAAACATGGTAGAACCGAGCAGTAAGCAGAACTGGACTGGTTCTGGTTTCCTGAACATCATTGCCAACTTTAAATATGTAATCATTCTTAAAAAAAAAGGAATTCAAAATGCAGGAAATGTGAATCAGTTTTCTTGCTTTGGAGACTGGCCAAAAGCCATGCCCTACCTGATTCCAGTTTTGTAACCTTACCTCAGCTACTGATCCATCTTTTCTTTAATGAATTGCTGCATCCTTTTCTTTCCCCTTTGCTAAAAAGAATGCGACAGTGAGGAGAGACATCACACAGATCTCGTTCCTATAGAGTAAGGAGGCTCAAACCCTGGTTGGCTAAGCATGACGTTCATGGTCTAGACACTATCCAGTAGAGCTCCTCTTTCTTGTTCCTTGCTGATCAAACATCATTACT encodes the following:
- the LOC123107777 gene encoding single myb histone 5 isoform X1 gives rise to the protein MGARKQKWTSEEEAALRAGIARYGVGSWRLILKDDDFRSILSCRSNVDLKDKWRNINVFFTESGSMDKGRTAMKKNRAAPRRNDHPVANSTVASDVDDEIVDEQPIASMSSELWNVSIPKKSRSRLNNIILESVKNLNEPTGSHSTTIAKYIEEEYWPPSDFDRMLSANLKDLTTSGELIEVNRKYRIAPAPGSMYSEGRSPETLLLEDMQREPQKIESDDIKTLTKSQVDAELADMITMTAEEAASAAARAIAEAEALMAEAEAATRDAEAAEADAQAAQAFAEAVRNRNVTELVIALVL
- the LOC123107777 gene encoding single myb histone 5 isoform X2 — encoded protein: MGARKQKWTSEEEAALRAGIARYGVGSWRLILKDDDFRSILSCRSNVDLKDKWRNINVFFTESGSMDKGRTAMKKNRAAPRRNDHPVANSTVASDVDDEIVDEQPIASMSSELWNVSIPKKSRSRLNNIILESVKNLNEPTGSHSTTIAKYIEEEYWPPSDFDRMLSANLKDLTTSGELIEVNRKYRIAPAPGSMYSEGRSPETLLLEDMQREPQKIESDDIKTLTKSQVDAELADMITMTAEEAASAAARAIAEAEALMAEAEAATRDAEAAEADAQAAQAFAEAVRNRNVTELMAQS